TTCTGGGATGAACAACCCGTTCAAGACGATATGGACGAACACCGCGAACGATTGCATTATGTGGGCCACCATGATGCGATTAAGCCTGTCTTGAGTGTGGAAGAAAATCTGAAGTTCTGGGCGGGCCTGCGCAGTGACCCATCAGAAGCTCAGGCCAATTTTAAAGAAGCCCTGGATATTTTTTCCATCGGTCATCTCATTGATGTCCCAGGGCGTTTTTTATCCGCCGGACAAAAACGCCGGGCCAATCTGGCACGCATCATTGCCTCAAAATCCCCGCTATGGCTGTTGGATGAGCCTACCACCGCGTTGGATAAAGACTCCATTAAAAAGCTGGAAGCCGTAATTGAAAGCCACCGTGAAAATGGGGGTATGGTAGTTCTTTCCACCCATTCCGACATGAATTTGAAAAATCAGCAGGTGCTGGATGTCAGCACATTCGCCGCCAAGCGCGGTCAGGAAAGTGCCTCCTTACTGGCAGAAGGGATATAAGGCTTATGGGACGTTTTCTTTCAATCGTGCGTCGTGACCTGCGCCTTGCGCTTCGCCAAGGCAGTGACAGTGTGATGGTGGTGATGTTCTTTGTTCTGACCGTCGTGCTGTTTCCTTTCGGGATCGGACCGGAAGGCAATATTTTGGCCCGTGTCGCCAGCGGGGTCATTTTTGTGGCAGCCCTTTTGGCCTCCATGCTGTCGTTGGAGCGACTGTTTCAAACCGATTATGAGGATGGATCGCTGGAACTGCTCACGCTTTCACCCATGCCGCTGGAAATCATTGTGCTGGCAAAAGTGATCGCACACTGGCTGACTACAGGTTTGCCTTTGATGATTGCCTCGCCCTTGCTTGCCATTCTCATGAATATGGATGGCAATGGCTTTTCCATGCTCATGCTCGCCCTTTTGCTGGGCACCCCAGCACTGAGTCTCATTGGAGCGATTGGGGCAGCACTGGTTTTAGGATCGCGCCGGGGCGGTGTGCTGATCTCGCTTTTGGTTTTACCCCTGTTTGTCCCGATCCTAATCTTTGGGGTGGGACTGATCGAAGCCGCTATTGGAGGTTTTGCGGTGAAATCACAAATCCTGATCCTGTCCGGGATTCTATTTGCCTGTTTGGCGCTATGCCCCTTTGCCGCAGCAGCCGCTGTACGCCAATCGGTGGAATAATTATCCCTGCACCCAAGGTAAGCCAGCAACTTTCCAGCCATTGACGGTTCCGCGATGGTGATCACCGTTCTTATCGCCTTCAAACCCGCCTGAAATGTTATAGCAGGTCTTAAACCCGGCAGCGGTTAGGGCAATGGCCGCATGTTTGGAACGTACACCGGATCGACATAGCATCAGCAGCTCGGCTTCTTTGTCAGCCACCAGTTTTTCCACCTCGCTGACAAAATATTCATTCTGCACACCACCGGGAAAGCGGTTCCATTCCACACAGAAATGTTGCTTGGAAAGGGAAGACAGATCCACTTGCCCCACCCATGCCCATTCAGCAGCTGTGCGCACGTCAATTAAGACAGCAGATGGTTTTTCTGTAAGAATATCCCAGGTTTCTTGTGCGGTGATATCGCCAGCATATTGTTCAGACATGGCCTTTGCCCCTTTTACGAAAGACGTCAGTTCAACGCTGTTTTACCATCTATTTCCCTGAACTCAAGCGCTTTACGGCATTCACAAACCGATTCAACGTTTGTGAAATTTCACCACGTTCCAGCATAATTTCAATCAGATGGAATTTCGAGGTGTCTTTCTGCGCCACTTCAAGAGCCGTGATCAGTTCTTTATGTGTCGTCACGCGTGTGCCGTTGCCGCCCATAGGTCCTGCCATTTTCGCAAAGCCCCAGTCATCAAGGTCGTGATAATCTGGTCCCGGCTGAAAGGTACGCAACATTTCCCAACTTCTGTTATTGAATAAAAGAACAATGGGATTCCAGCCGTATGTTCGACAATTGCCAAGTTCCCAACCTGTCATTTGAAAAGCACCATCCCCCACCATGATCAAGGGACGTTCCCCCGATGTGGCCTGAATCGCCAACCCCGCAGGCACACCCGGCCCCATAGAGGCATAATAGCCCGGTGCGATCAGGGCCGTGTTTTCAATATCCATGGCGGTAAAGAGACAATCCCCCATATCCGAGGCAATCGGCATGCGACCATGCTGGGCAAACATATCATTGATGGCACAAGCCACATCTGTGGGCGCAATGGGACGGTCATCCCCCTTAAGCCCATGGGGGTAGGTCGGTGCGGGCAATTTCTGGGCATCCCCAATGGGCTGGGCAATCTCAATCAAGGCTTCAATCAAAGCTTCAAGGGAGATATGGGGATAGGTATGATGGGCAAAATTGACTTCACGATCAAAGGCATGCACAACCCGGCGCATGTCGATTTCCCGTTTGGAGACGCCGAAATTGGTATCAGACAAAATCACCCCAAGCATAAGCAAACCATCTGATCGTTCAACGGTTTTGCGCACTTCTTCTGTACCGGCCAGCCCCAGATAAGTCCCGATCAGAGGGGCATCGGCATGGGCTAAAATGCCACGTGCCATAAAAGAGGTGACGACAGGAATACCTAAAATCGTGGTCAGTTCAGCCAGTTTATCTTCCAGACCAAAACGGCGCACTTCAACCCCGGCCATAATGCAGGGCTGTTTGGCAGTTTCTAAATGGCGAAACACTTCTTTCGCACAGGCACGTGCGCCCTCCATATCGGTGCAGCTGGGGTGAAAAGCAGGCACAGGGTCCACATCAACACCCACCATGTCACGGGGAAATTCAATATAGACGGGACGGGATTGTTCAATACAACGGTCCAAAGCCTGTGCAATCAATTGAGGGCCTGTTTTGGCATCATCAAGGATAATTTGTGCACAGGTGATTTCTTCAAAAATCTTATATTGGGAATCAATCCGCTTCACCTGATGATGCAAACCAAGGCCCCGCTGACTTTCCAGTTTGCCCGGTGCCCCGGAAATCACCACCAACGGGGACTTTTCCACATAGGCTTGGGCCACCGGATTAACCATATTCAACGCCCCAGCCCCATATGTCACCGCCGCCACACCCAGACGGGAATTGAACCGCCCGGCTGCATCTGCTGCAAAACCCACACCGGGTTCATGACTGAGGGTATGAAGCGGCAGGATTTTACTGTCTTCCAAAATTTTAAAATAAGGAAGGGCGAAATCACCAGGAATACCGAAAACTTCACGTGCACCACGATCTTTTAAGGCGTGGAAAAGCGCTTCTGCCAATTGCATTTTAGGGCCTCTCTGTTCATTTGCTTTCTTTTATATATATGTTTCATTTGAAACAATTCTAGCAAAGAAGAAGAGAAATTTTCGCTTAAACTTCTTCAATTTCGGATAATAACCAATCACGAAATGCCCTAATCTTGAACCTTTCAACCGATTCTGGCGGACAGACGAAACAAACCTGAATGCCTGTGGGTACACTGATATTAAATAACCGCAACAACCGCCCAGCTTGCAGTTCTGAAGAAATCATCGAAGAATGGCCAAGCGCAATCCCTTCACCGGAAAGGCAAGCCTGCATGGCCATATGGGTATGGGAAAATTTGGGACCTCGGGTATGATCAACTCCTTCGATTTTGGCGTGTTTTAGCCAATATTCCCAGGTTTCAGCCTCTGACAAGACGGCATAATCATGCAACAAGGTATGATGTTTTAATCCTTCCGGGGTGATAATGGACGGATGACGTTCCAGATAATGCGGTGCGCAAACCGGGAACATCTCATCATCCATAATATGTTCCACATGTAGATTGCCCCAGCTGCCCCGGCCATAACGAATGGCACAATCCACATCATCACGATCAAAATCAGCCAAGGTATCATAGGCCGCAATCCGGATATCAATATCGGGATGCTGATCGGTAAATTGTTGCAAGTGGGGCACCAGCCACAAGGAAGCAAAAGATGGCATGACCGATACCGTCAACACACCGCTACTATCTGCCTTCAATAGATTATTTGTGGCGATGTCGAGCTGATCCAATGCATCACGTACATCAGGGAAATAGCGCTGTCCCTCATCAGTGAGGAGAAGAGCGCGATTAAGACGCTTAAAAAGCTCTTTAACCCCAGATATTCTTCCAACCCCTTAACCTGGTGGGAAACTGCGGCTTGGGTGACAAAAAGCTCATCTGCTGCACGGGTAAAACTGAGATGACGTGCCGCTGCTTCAAAGGCACGCAAAGCATTTAGCGGAGGAAGCTTTCGGGGCATTGTGTCGATACAATCCATCTATTCAGATTAGAAAAACTAATTTATACTAACAAAAAACCTCGTTTGTGCATAGGCGAAAAGCCACGTATAAAAGACACCATAAGAGGCGCGCCTCTATTGGTATGAACTTTAACGTGATGAGGTTGGTTATGTCAGTAGAGACTCTTAACATCGACAATTGTTGTTCAGTAGAAACAACTCATAAACTTGAGACACGTTTGGTTAACATGCCGAAAATGGTGTCTGAAACAATCGGCCAGTGGCTGCAACGCCAGCGCAAGCGCCGTGAACTTGCCCAGCTTGATGACCGTATTCTTGAGGATATCGGGCTGACACAAAAAGAAATAGAAGCTGAAATTTCCAAACCATTTTGGGTTAAATAATTTCATGCTTACGATTACGTCATTGCGGTGATCATTGATTTTTAAACGAAAATCTCCCGTGATCTAAATCCCTAACCAAGTGCCGCAATGACGTTCCCTTTGTGATAGGGTCAGGCTATGCCTAACAGCTTTCTATATGTCGTGACGGTATTGATCTGGGGGTCAACCTGGCTTGCGATTAAATATCAGCTTGGTGTGGTGGCGATAGAAGTATCCATCGCCTATCGCTTTGCCTTAGCCAGCCTTATCTTGCTGGCCTTTTGCCTTTTAACCGGAAAAAAATTAGCATTTGATCTAAAGGCTCATATAGGAATGGCGTCTTTAGGTGCCTTTCTTTTCTCCGGCAATTACGTTTTTATGTATTGGGCCACTGGCTATATCACGACAGGGCTGGTTTCTGTGGTGTTTTGCGCCATGGTTGTCATCAATATCAGTTTAAGCCGCCTGTTTTTCAAAACAGAAATCACCCGGCGTGGATTGCTTGGCGCTACATTGGGAATGGCTGGAATTTGTCTGGTCTTTTGGCCAGAGGTCGAAACGTTTGATTTATCCGATCAAGGCTTCTTTGGCATGATGCTGGCTTTTATCGGTACGGTGTCGGCCTCTTTTGGAAATATCGTTTCAGCCCATAATCAAAAAAAGGGCCTTCCGGTTATACAAGCCAATGCCTGGGGAATGGCCTATGGCACGCTTTTCATGACGCTGGCCGCATTGGGCCAAGGGCATGAATTTACCTTTGACAGTCGATTTGAATATCTTTGCTCCCTGTTGTACTTGTCGGTCTTTGGCTCGGTTCTTGGGTTTGGCTGCTATCTCACATTGCTGGGCAATATTGGGGCAG
This sequence is a window from Terasakiella sp. SH-1. Protein-coding genes within it:
- the ccmA gene encoding cytochrome c biogenesis heme-transporting ATPase CcmA, producing the protein MAIFAGQDLLCIRGERLVFAQLNFSMKSGGCLTLIGHNGAGKSSLLRMMAGLLSPAAGQMFWDEQPVQDDMDEHRERLHYVGHHDAIKPVLSVEENLKFWAGLRSDPSEAQANFKEALDIFSIGHLIDVPGRFLSAGQKRRANLARIIASKSPLWLLDEPTTALDKDSIKKLEAVIESHRENGGMVVLSTHSDMNLKNQQVLDVSTFAAKRGQESASLLAEGI
- the ccmB gene encoding heme exporter protein CcmB, whose protein sequence is MGRFLSIVRRDLRLALRQGSDSVMVVMFFVLTVVLFPFGIGPEGNILARVASGVIFVAALLASMLSLERLFQTDYEDGSLELLTLSPMPLEIIVLAKVIAHWLTTGLPLMIASPLLAILMNMDGNGFSMLMLALLLGTPALSLIGAIGAALVLGSRRGGVLISLLVLPLFVPILIFGVGLIEAAIGGFAVKSQILILSGILFACLALCPFAAAAAVRQSVE
- a CDS encoding rhodanese-like domain-containing protein; this translates as MSEQYAGDITAQETWDILTEKPSAVLIDVRTAAEWAWVGQVDLSSLSKQHFCVEWNRFPGGVQNEYFVSEVEKLVADKEAELLMLCRSGVRSKHAAIALTAAGFKTCYNISGGFEGDKNGDHHRGTVNGWKVAGLPWVQG
- the ipdC gene encoding indolepyruvate/phenylpyruvate decarboxylase yields the protein MQLAEALFHALKDRGAREVFGIPGDFALPYFKILEDSKILPLHTLSHEPGVGFAADAAGRFNSRLGVAAVTYGAGALNMVNPVAQAYVEKSPLVVISGAPGKLESQRGLGLHHQVKRIDSQYKIFEEITCAQIILDDAKTGPQLIAQALDRCIEQSRPVYIEFPRDMVGVDVDPVPAFHPSCTDMEGARACAKEVFRHLETAKQPCIMAGVEVRRFGLEDKLAELTTILGIPVVTSFMARGILAHADAPLIGTYLGLAGTEEVRKTVERSDGLLMLGVILSDTNFGVSKREIDMRRVVHAFDREVNFAHHTYPHISLEALIEALIEIAQPIGDAQKLPAPTYPHGLKGDDRPIAPTDVACAINDMFAQHGRMPIASDMGDCLFTAMDIENTALIAPGYYASMGPGVPAGLAIQATSGERPLIMVGDGAFQMTGWELGNCRTYGWNPIVLLFNNRSWEMLRTFQPGPDYHDLDDWGFAKMAGPMGGNGTRVTTHKELITALEVAQKDTSKFHLIEIMLERGEISQTLNRFVNAVKRLSSGK
- a CDS encoding LysR substrate-binding domain-containing protein is translated as MPSFASLWLVPHLQQFTDQHPDIDIRIAAYDTLADFDRDDVDCAIRYGRGSWGNLHVEHIMDDEMFPVCAPHYLERHPSIITPEGLKHHTLLHDYAVLSEAETWEYWLKHAKIEGVDHTRGPKFSHTHMAMQACLSGEGIALGHSSMISSELQAGRLLRLFNISVPTGIQVCFVCPPESVERFKIRAFRDWLLSEIEEV
- a CDS encoding LysR family transcriptional regulator, producing MPRKLPPLNALRAFEAAARHLSFTRAADELFVTQAAVSHQVKGLEEYLGLKSFLSVLIALFSSLMRDSAISLMYVMHWISSTSPQIIY
- a CDS encoding DUF1127 domain-containing protein, encoding MSVETLNIDNCCSVETTHKLETRLVNMPKMVSETIGQWLQRQRKRRELAQLDDRILEDIGLTQKEIEAEISKPFWVK
- a CDS encoding DMT family transporter; this encodes MPNSFLYVVTVLIWGSTWLAIKYQLGVVAIEVSIAYRFALASLILLAFCLLTGKKLAFDLKAHIGMASLGAFLFSGNYVFMYWATGYITTGLVSVVFCAMVVINISLSRLFFKTEITRRGLLGATLGMAGICLVFWPEVETFDLSDQGFFGMMLAFIGTVSASFGNIVSAHNQKKGLPVIQANAWGMAYGTLFMTLAALGQGHEFTFDSRFEYLCSLLYLSVFGSVLGFGCYLTLLGNIGADKAVYSVILFPLVALSLSTYFEDYQWPLAAVVGVPLVLWGNILVLSKPDRMTLMWQKIASKRV